TTGGCGAATGTACAATGTTATACCAATGTAATAGCATCGAATCGTTTGGTAAATTTGGTCGCAATGCATGTCACTCACATTTTTCTTCTCAAATTGATTTGATTACGTTCTTGCCTGTACAATGCATCTCACTCACATTTTTCTTCTCTGGCTCTACTTGACTGTTCTATCAATCTATTCTACGACGTATTCGATTCATCTCACGTTCACCTGAAGGGGCTGGCTGTCGTCGTCGGCTCCGTGAACGTCTCCAGCCGCGGCTCCGTCAGGTCCACCTCCTCCTGCTCCGCCGACCGCCAGCTCCGCCccatcgtcgtcatcatcgtcactggcatccCGACGTTAACCGTGACCTCTCCGGACAAGACGGCGCCCTTGGCATTGCTGCCGTACCCTCCGTGCAGGTGATCGCGGCGATGGCCGTAGTCGTCGTCGTCCTGCCACACTGAGCATTCCCGCGGCCTCTCGGCGTGGAAGCCCGGGGCgaaggcgccggcggcggcgggcaggtgGTGGCGACGGCGCTTGTCGGCGAGGGGCGCGATGGTGGAGAGGATCTGGACGACTTTGGTCATGGTGGGCCTGGCCTCGGGGTCCCACTGCAGGCACTCTCTGGCCAGGTGGGCCATGATCTGCATCTCCTCGGGCGGGAACGCGCCCTTCAGCGCCGGGTCCGGCAGCTCCGCGACCACCAGCCTACTGTCCCGCAGCCGCGACGTCGCCCACATCACCAAGCTCTCGTCCGTTGGTGGACTTGATGTCCTGGTGGAGGATGCGCGGCGCCGCCGCCTCGTGGAGGTACTCGAGGCCCCTCGCCGCGCCCAGCGCCACGCCGACGCGCGTCGCCCAGTCCATGGGCTTCCTGTTGAGGTCGTCCAGGCACTCCCGCAGGTTGCCGTT
This genomic stretch from Triticum aestivum cultivar Chinese Spring unplaced genomic scaffold, IWGSC CS RefSeq v2.1 scaffold161305, whole genome shotgun sequence harbors:
- the LOC123177828 gene encoding receptor-like serine/threonine-protein kinase NCRK translates to MHSFDKYASWNSRSNLVSHRSSPLTQLKPKPGLSVIKGFLCSCPLVSRSEDGPFPGVVLRFSYAELDQATGKFSDEQLIGVGGTSKVYRGQLADGKVVAVKKLRPLGGADEDYEFLSEIELLSRLNHCHVVPLLGYCSERQGRQLERLLVFECMTNGNLRECLDDLNRKPMDWATRVGVALGAARGLEYLHEAAAPRILHQDIKSTNGRELGDGAFPPEEMQIMAHLARECLQWDPEARPTMTKVVQILSTIAPLADKRRRHHLPAAAGAFAPGFHAERPRECSVWQDDDDYGHRRDHLHGGYGSNAKGAVLSGEVTVNVGMPVTMMTTMGRSWRSAEQEEVDLTEPRLETFTEPTTTASPFR